A region from the Cryptosporangium arvum DSM 44712 genome encodes:
- a CDS encoding helix-turn-helix domain-containing protein: MNFGALVRQWRDRLDPADAGFTRTAKSRAPGLRREELAHLAGLSVEYVLRLEQGRATHPSTQVVAAVSRALQLRRPERDQLYRAAGLLPPQDSMVDDHVPPGVARLVARLGDVPIGIFAADWRLLSWNDLWIALHGDPALVPERERTIAHMLFGTGAAAAYLRPLRSESGPDAFAAAIVADLKEATVRYPADPGLAALVTGFRQTSPNFDQLWTTAGASMITSEEKTISHPEIGDVTLDCDVLTVRGVDLRIVTYTAAAGSADAGKLDLLRVTSGQSFRSAGREAESRR; the protein is encoded by the coding sequence ATGAACTTCGGAGCGTTGGTACGACAGTGGCGCGATCGGCTGGACCCGGCTGACGCCGGTTTCACCCGGACGGCCAAGAGCCGCGCTCCCGGTCTGCGGCGCGAGGAGTTGGCCCACCTCGCCGGGCTCTCGGTCGAGTACGTCCTCCGCCTCGAGCAGGGTCGCGCTACCCACCCGTCGACGCAGGTGGTGGCCGCGGTCAGCCGCGCTCTGCAGCTGCGGCGCCCGGAACGCGACCAGCTCTACCGCGCCGCCGGGCTGTTGCCGCCGCAGGACAGCATGGTCGACGACCACGTGCCGCCCGGCGTCGCCCGGCTGGTCGCGCGGCTCGGCGACGTACCGATCGGGATCTTCGCCGCCGACTGGCGACTGCTGTCGTGGAACGACCTGTGGATCGCCCTGCACGGCGACCCGGCCCTCGTGCCGGAGCGGGAGCGCACGATCGCCCACATGCTGTTCGGCACCGGAGCGGCGGCGGCCTATCTGCGGCCCCTGCGCTCGGAGTCCGGCCCGGACGCGTTCGCAGCCGCGATCGTCGCCGACCTCAAGGAAGCCACGGTCCGCTACCCCGCGGATCCGGGTCTGGCGGCCCTGGTGACCGGTTTCCGGCAGACGTCGCCGAACTTCGACCAGCTCTGGACGACGGCGGGCGCGTCGATGATCACCAGCGAGGAGAAGACGATCAGCCACCCGGAGATCGGCGACGTGACGCTGGACTGCGACGTACTCACCGTCCGCGGAGTCGACCTGCGCATCGTCACCTACACGGCGGCGGCGGGCTCGGCCGACGCGGGCAAGCTGGATCTGTTGCGGGTGACCTCGGGCCAGTCGTTCCGCTCAGCGGGCCGAGAGGCCGAAAGTCGCCGGTGA